In one window of Mercurialis annua linkage group LG4, ddMerAnnu1.2, whole genome shotgun sequence DNA:
- the LOC126676644 gene encoding cytochrome b561 domain-containing protein At2g30890: MNSQILFVSFIIFASHFILVCSSPAHVRNTTSHLTSKRNELNDIQKLSPKLMFEIKIHGILLWVSMGFLMPIGILTIRMSHREECRKRLKILFFIHSISQSIAVIVATAGAVMSIKNFNNAFDNHHQRIGVALYGIIWFQAILGFLRPQRGSKARSGWFFVHWILGTAISLLGVINMYTGFQAYHHKTSKNISIWSIIFTVELGLIIFLYLLQDKLVYMQKQGVILGSEPSESAVTPTQQFMISPHHRPKQSAIGSC; this comes from the exons ATGAATTCTCAAATACTTTTTGTTTCTTTCATCATCTTTGCAAGCCATTTCATTCTTGTATGTTCATCGCCCGCGCATGTTCGAAACACGACCAGTCATTTAACCAGCAAGAGGAATGAATTAAATGACATTCAAAAG CTGAGTCCAAAGTTGATGTTTGAGATTAAAATTCATGGGATTCTTCTGTGGGTTTCAATGGGGTTTCTAATGCCTATTGGTATACTTACCATCAGAATGTCACACAGAGAAGAATGTAGAAAAAGGCTCAAGATTCTTTTCTTTATACATTCCATTTCACAG AGCATTGCAGTAATAGTGGCTACAGCAGGAGCGGTAATGTCGATAAAGAACTTCAACAATGCGTTCGATAATCATCATCAAAGAATAGGGGTAGCCCTTTATGGTATTATATGGTTCCAAGCTATTTTAGGGTTTCTACGCCCACAAAG GGGATCAAAAGCAAGAAGTGGGTGGTTCTTTGTGCACTGGATACTAGGAACTGCAATATCTTTGTTGGGAGTAATCAACATGTACACCGGATTCCAAGCCTACCATCACAAAACTTccaaaaacatatcaatttGGTCCATCATTTTCACAGTTGAGCTAGGTTTAATCATCTTTCTTTATCTTTTGCAAGACAAATTGGTTTACATGCAAAAGCAGGGTGTCATTTTGGGGAGTGAACCCTCTGAATCAGCAGTAACCCCAACTCAGCAATTTATGATCTCTCCACATCACAGGCCCAAGCAATCAGCCATTGGTTCTTGCTAG
- the LOC126676901 gene encoding protein VACUOLELESS1 isoform X2 yields MSNVAAEWQLLSTTFYRKQEIYQMQWKTIDLSRYKIACASFGGPIAIIRDDSKIVQLYSESALRKLRIFNSAGILISETVWKHPGGRLIGMSWTEDQTLICIVQDGTIYRYNIHSECIEPSLSMGKECFEQNVVDCVFWGDGVVCLTEAGRLFSVSDYKDVKPVQLADYKTAELGFGVADEDELPHCMAVIEPQFTVSGNVEVILCAGDRIVIVDEDEVRPVNVKIIHVDSNRDVTEEVVELGPILKIAVSRDGKVLACFTHDGSLVFLNIQFHLIYQYQCESALPPKQMAWCGLDSVLLYWDDMLLMVGPSDDCVSYIYDEPLNLIPECDGVRILSNTSMEFLQRVPDSTVSIFKIGSTTPASLLFDALDHFDRRSAKADENLRLIRLSLPDAVEACVDAAGHEFNVSRQRTLLRAASYGQAFCSNFHRDGIQEMCKTLRVLNAVRNSKVGIPLSIQQYKSLTASVLIGRLINAHQHLLAVRISEYLGMNQDVVIMHWACSKIAASLTISDATLLDILLDKLKLSKGISYAAVAAHADKSGRRKLAAMLVDYEPRSSKQVPLLLSIGEEDTALIKATESGDTDLVYLVLFHIWQKRPALEFFGTIQARPLARDLFIVYARCYKHEFLKDFFLSTGQLQDVAFLLWKESWEMGKNPMASRGSPLHGPRIKLIEKAQQLFSETKEHVFESKAAEEHAKLLRIQHEIEVSTKQAIFVDSSISDTIRTCIVLGNHRAATKVKTEFKVSEKRWYWLKVFALATIRDWDALEKFSKEKRPPTGYRPFVEACTDADEKGEALKYIPKLSDLRERAEAYARIGMAKEAADAASQAKDGELLGRLKLSFAQNSTASSIFDTFRSSFQGV; encoded by the exons ATGTCAAACGTGGCAGCAGAATGGCAACTCCTCTCCACAACTTTCTACCGCAAACAAGAAATATATCAAATGCAATGGAAAaccatcgatttaagccgatacAAAATCGCCTGCGCGTCGTTCGGCGGTCCAATCGCGATAATCCGAGACGATTCGAAGATCGTGCAGCTCTATTCCGAATCAGCTCTCCGTAAACTCCGCATCTTCAACTCCGCCGGAATCCTTATCTCAGAAACCGTGTGGAAACACCCCGGAGGCCGATTAATCGGAATGTCATGGACGGAGGATCAAACCCTAATTTGCATTGTGCAGGACGGTACAATTTATCGCTATAATATTCACTCGGAGTGTATTGAGCCTAGTCTTTCCATGGGAAAAGAGTGCTTCGAACAGAATGTGGTGGACTGCGTGTTTTGGGGCGACGGTGTTGTGTGTTTGACTGAGGCTGGGCGGTTATTCTCTGTGTCTGATTATAAGGATGTGAAACCGGTTCAGTTGGCTGATTATAAAACGGCGGAGTTAGGGTTTGGTGTTGCTGATGAGGATGAGTTGCCACATTGTATGGCTGTGATTGAGCCGCAGTTTACTGTATCCGGGAATGTGGAGGTGATTTTGTGTGCGGGAGATAGGATTGTGATTGTTGATGAGGATGAGGTGAGGCCTGTGAATGTGAAGATTATCCATGTTGACTCAAACCGTGATGTTACGGAGGAGGTGGTCGAACTGGGGCCTATTTTGAAAATTGCTGTGTCTCGTGATGGCAAGGTTTTGGCTTGTTTTACACATGATGGGAGTCTTGTGTTCTTGAATATCCAGTTTCATTTGATTTATCAGTATCAATGTGAG TCAGCCCTTCCTCCAAAGCAAATGGCCTGGTGTGGACTGGATTCTGTGCTGCTTTATTGGGATGATATGCTTTTGATGGTTGGTCCTTCTGATGATTGTGTGTCCTATATCTATGATGAACCATTGAATCTTATACCTGAGTGTGATGGAGTAAGGATATTATCTAACACAAGTATGGAATTTCTACAACGGGTGCCTGATTCCACTGTATCTATCTTTAAGATAGGGAGTACCACACCTGCATCTTTACTATTTGATGCATTGGATCATTTTGACAGGCGAAGTGCTAAG GcagatgaaaatttgagattgatACGTTTGTCCTTGCCTGATGCTGTTGAAGCATGTGTTGATGCTGCTGGTCATGAATTCAATGTCTCTCGTCAAAGAACATTACTAAGAGCTGCAAGCTATGGCCAAGCCTTTTGTAG CAATTTTCATCGTGATGGTATTCAGGAGATGTGCAAAACTTTGAGGGTCTTGAATGCTGTCCGAAACTCTAAAGTTGGCATCCCTCTAAGTATTCAGCAATATAAG TCCCTTACAGCGTCTGTTCTGATTGGTCGCCTGATTAATGCTCATCAGCACCTTCTGGCGGTACGAATATCAGAGTATCTTGGAATGAATCAA GACGTGGTAATAATGCATTGGGCGTGTTCAAAGATAGCAGCTTCATTGACAATTTCTGATGCAACTCTTCTTGATATCTTGCTTGATAAG CTCAAACTATCCAAGGGAATATCTTATGCAGCAGTTGCTGCCCATGCCGATAAGAGTGGCCGTCGGAAGTTAGCCGCTATGCTTGTTGATTATGAACCACGCTCCTCTAAACAG GTTCCTCTGCTATTAAGCATCGGGGAAGAGGATACAGCTCTAATAAAGGCAACTGAAAGTGGTGATACTGACCTTGTATACCTTGTTCTCTTTCATATATGGCAAAAG AGGCCAGCCTTAGAATTTTTTGGAACAATACAAGCGAGACCCTTAGCACGTGATTTGTTTATAGTTTATGCACG GTGCTATAAACATGAATTCTTGAAAGACTTCTTCCTATCAACTGGACAGCTTCAA GATGTCGCTTTTCTTTTATGGAAAGAATCATGGGAAATGGGGAAAAATCCAATGGCAAGTAGAGGATCTCCACTTCATGGTCCACGCATAAAGCTCATCGAAAAGGCCCAACAGCTTTTCTCAGAGACCAAGGAACATGTTTTTGAGTCAAAAGCTGCTGAAGAGCATGCAAAGCTGTTAAG AATTCAACACGAGATAGAAGTATCTACAAAGCAGGCCATATTTGTTGATTCTAGCATAAGTGATACCATCAGAACATGCATTGTATTAGGGAATCATCGGGCTGCTACAAAAGTGAAAACAGAGTTTAAG GTTTCTGAGAAAAGATGGTACTGGCTTAAAGTTTTTGCTTTGGCAACAATCAGAGATTGGGATGCTCTAGAAAAGTTTTCTAAGGAGAAGAGACCGCCAACTG GTTACAGACCATTTGTGGAGGCGTGCACTGATGCTGACGAGAAAGGTGAAGCTCTGAAATATATTCCCAAGCTTTCTGATCTTAGAGAGAGGGCAGAG GCTTATGCTCGGATTGGCATGGCAAAAGAAGCAGCAGATGCCGCTTCTCAGGCAAAAGATGGAGAATTGCTTGGACGATTGAAACTGAGCTTTGCACAGAATTCAACAGCTTCATCAATTTTTGATACTTTTCGATCGTCCTTCCAAGGTGTATGA
- the LOC126676901 gene encoding protein VACUOLELESS1 isoform X1: MSNVAAEWQLLSTTFYRKQEIYQMQWKTIDLSRYKIACASFGGPIAIIRDDSKIVQLYSESALRKLRIFNSAGILISETVWKHPGGRLIGMSWTEDQTLICIVQDGTIYRYNIHSECIEPSLSMGKECFEQNVVDCVFWGDGVVCLTEAGRLFSVSDYKDVKPVQLADYKTAELGFGVADEDELPHCMAVIEPQFTVSGNVEVILCAGDRIVIVDEDEVRPVNVKIIHVDSNRDVTEEVVELGPILKIAVSRDGKVLACFTHDGSLVFLNIQFHLIYQYQCESALPPKQMAWCGLDSVLLYWDDMLLMVGPSDDCVSYIYDEPLNLIPECDGVRILSNTSMEFLQRVPDSTVSIFKIGSTTPASLLFDALDHFDRRSAKADENLRLIRLSLPDAVEACVDAAGHEFNVSRQRTLLRAASYGQAFFGFGSNFHRDGIQEMCKTLRVLNAVRNSKVGIPLSIQQYKSLTASVLIGRLINAHQHLLAVRISEYLGMNQDVVIMHWACSKIAASLTISDATLLDILLDKLKLSKGISYAAVAAHADKSGRRKLAAMLVDYEPRSSKQVPLLLSIGEEDTALIKATESGDTDLVYLVLFHIWQKRPALEFFGTIQARPLARDLFIVYARCYKHEFLKDFFLSTGQLQDVAFLLWKESWEMGKNPMASRGSPLHGPRIKLIEKAQQLFSETKEHVFESKAAEEHAKLLRIQHEIEVSTKQAIFVDSSISDTIRTCIVLGNHRAATKVKTEFKVSEKRWYWLKVFALATIRDWDALEKFSKEKRPPTGYRPFVEACTDADEKGEALKYIPKLSDLRERAEAYARIGMAKEAADAASQAKDGELLGRLKLSFAQNSTASSIFDTFRSSFQGV; encoded by the exons ATGTCAAACGTGGCAGCAGAATGGCAACTCCTCTCCACAACTTTCTACCGCAAACAAGAAATATATCAAATGCAATGGAAAaccatcgatttaagccgatacAAAATCGCCTGCGCGTCGTTCGGCGGTCCAATCGCGATAATCCGAGACGATTCGAAGATCGTGCAGCTCTATTCCGAATCAGCTCTCCGTAAACTCCGCATCTTCAACTCCGCCGGAATCCTTATCTCAGAAACCGTGTGGAAACACCCCGGAGGCCGATTAATCGGAATGTCATGGACGGAGGATCAAACCCTAATTTGCATTGTGCAGGACGGTACAATTTATCGCTATAATATTCACTCGGAGTGTATTGAGCCTAGTCTTTCCATGGGAAAAGAGTGCTTCGAACAGAATGTGGTGGACTGCGTGTTTTGGGGCGACGGTGTTGTGTGTTTGACTGAGGCTGGGCGGTTATTCTCTGTGTCTGATTATAAGGATGTGAAACCGGTTCAGTTGGCTGATTATAAAACGGCGGAGTTAGGGTTTGGTGTTGCTGATGAGGATGAGTTGCCACATTGTATGGCTGTGATTGAGCCGCAGTTTACTGTATCCGGGAATGTGGAGGTGATTTTGTGTGCGGGAGATAGGATTGTGATTGTTGATGAGGATGAGGTGAGGCCTGTGAATGTGAAGATTATCCATGTTGACTCAAACCGTGATGTTACGGAGGAGGTGGTCGAACTGGGGCCTATTTTGAAAATTGCTGTGTCTCGTGATGGCAAGGTTTTGGCTTGTTTTACACATGATGGGAGTCTTGTGTTCTTGAATATCCAGTTTCATTTGATTTATCAGTATCAATGTGAG TCAGCCCTTCCTCCAAAGCAAATGGCCTGGTGTGGACTGGATTCTGTGCTGCTTTATTGGGATGATATGCTTTTGATGGTTGGTCCTTCTGATGATTGTGTGTCCTATATCTATGATGAACCATTGAATCTTATACCTGAGTGTGATGGAGTAAGGATATTATCTAACACAAGTATGGAATTTCTACAACGGGTGCCTGATTCCACTGTATCTATCTTTAAGATAGGGAGTACCACACCTGCATCTTTACTATTTGATGCATTGGATCATTTTGACAGGCGAAGTGCTAAG GcagatgaaaatttgagattgatACGTTTGTCCTTGCCTGATGCTGTTGAAGCATGTGTTGATGCTGCTGGTCATGAATTCAATGTCTCTCGTCAAAGAACATTACTAAGAGCTGCAAGCTATGGCCAAGCCTTTT TTGGCTTTGGCAGCAATTTTCATCGTGATGGTATTCAGGAGATGTGCAAAACTTTGAGGGTCTTGAATGCTGTCCGAAACTCTAAAGTTGGCATCCCTCTAAGTATTCAGCAATATAAG TCCCTTACAGCGTCTGTTCTGATTGGTCGCCTGATTAATGCTCATCAGCACCTTCTGGCGGTACGAATATCAGAGTATCTTGGAATGAATCAA GACGTGGTAATAATGCATTGGGCGTGTTCAAAGATAGCAGCTTCATTGACAATTTCTGATGCAACTCTTCTTGATATCTTGCTTGATAAG CTCAAACTATCCAAGGGAATATCTTATGCAGCAGTTGCTGCCCATGCCGATAAGAGTGGCCGTCGGAAGTTAGCCGCTATGCTTGTTGATTATGAACCACGCTCCTCTAAACAG GTTCCTCTGCTATTAAGCATCGGGGAAGAGGATACAGCTCTAATAAAGGCAACTGAAAGTGGTGATACTGACCTTGTATACCTTGTTCTCTTTCATATATGGCAAAAG AGGCCAGCCTTAGAATTTTTTGGAACAATACAAGCGAGACCCTTAGCACGTGATTTGTTTATAGTTTATGCACG GTGCTATAAACATGAATTCTTGAAAGACTTCTTCCTATCAACTGGACAGCTTCAA GATGTCGCTTTTCTTTTATGGAAAGAATCATGGGAAATGGGGAAAAATCCAATGGCAAGTAGAGGATCTCCACTTCATGGTCCACGCATAAAGCTCATCGAAAAGGCCCAACAGCTTTTCTCAGAGACCAAGGAACATGTTTTTGAGTCAAAAGCTGCTGAAGAGCATGCAAAGCTGTTAAG AATTCAACACGAGATAGAAGTATCTACAAAGCAGGCCATATTTGTTGATTCTAGCATAAGTGATACCATCAGAACATGCATTGTATTAGGGAATCATCGGGCTGCTACAAAAGTGAAAACAGAGTTTAAG GTTTCTGAGAAAAGATGGTACTGGCTTAAAGTTTTTGCTTTGGCAACAATCAGAGATTGGGATGCTCTAGAAAAGTTTTCTAAGGAGAAGAGACCGCCAACTG GTTACAGACCATTTGTGGAGGCGTGCACTGATGCTGACGAGAAAGGTGAAGCTCTGAAATATATTCCCAAGCTTTCTGATCTTAGAGAGAGGGCAGAG GCTTATGCTCGGATTGGCATGGCAAAAGAAGCAGCAGATGCCGCTTCTCAGGCAAAAGATGGAGAATTGCTTGGACGATTGAAACTGAGCTTTGCACAGAATTCAACAGCTTCATCAATTTTTGATACTTTTCGATCGTCCTTCCAAGGTGTATGA
- the LOC126676902 gene encoding kiwellin-1-like, with the protein MKYQILLISFFLILAFNFAESQSCNPSGKIRGRKPPPGQCNQEHDSDCCKQGKMYTTFKCSPPVTGNTKATLTINSFAKGGDGGGPSECDNQYHPDDELVVALSTGWFNNKSRCLKYVNIHGNGKSVRAKVVDECDSTMGCDSDHDYQPPCPNNIVDASKAVWSALGVSDPDDVGSMDISWSDA; encoded by the coding sequence ATGAAGTATCAGATTCTTCTCATTTCCTTTTTTCTCATTCTTGCTTTCAATTTTGCGGAGTCCCAATCCTGCAACCCGAGCGGCAAGATAAGAGGCAGAAAGCCTCCGCCCGGACAATGCAATCAAGAACATGATTCTGATTGCTGTAAACAAGGCAAAATGTACACTACATTCAAGTGTTCACCTCCGGTTACTGGAAATACTAAAGCAACATTGACAATAAACAGCTTTGCGAAGGGCGGTGATGGCGGAGGACCATCAGAATGCGATAACCAGTATCATCCAGATGACGAGCTGGTGGTAGCACTTTCTACGGGATGGTTTAACAACAAGAGTAGGTGCTTGAAATATGTTAATATCCATGGAAATGGAAAGAGTGTTAGGGCTAAAGTAGTTGATGAATGTGATTCTACTATGGGATGTGATTCTGATCATGATTATCAGCCACCTTGTCCGAACAACATTGTCGATGCCTCAAAAGCAGTTTGGAGCGCTTTAGGAGTATCTGATCCCGATGATGTTGGATCCATGGATATATCCTGGTCAGATGCTTGA
- the LOC126676181 gene encoding 3-hydroxyisobutyryl-CoA hydrolase-like protein 5: MAQAIVNPEEQVVLGEEISHVRLITLNRPRQLNVISSKVVSILAGFLEKWEKDDNAELILIKGAGRAFSAGGDLKMFYDGRTSKDSCLEVVYRMYWLCYHIHTYKKTQVALVNGISMGGGASLMVPMKFSVVTEKTVFATPEASIGFHTDCGFSYMLSHLPGNLGEFLALTGARLNGKELVAAGLATHFVPSEKLPELEQRLISLNTGDAKAVKSAIEEFSVDVLLEEGSVLKRLSLIDKCFSKNTVEDIIESFEAEASLEGNGWIGTILKGLKRSSPTGLKVTLRSIREGRKQTVAECLKKEFRLTTNILRTTISADVYEGIRALTIDKDNSPKWDPPACHKVDDQKLELVFQPFKQDLELQIPEKEACRWEGKYENSSYATLKLTEQ; the protein is encoded by the exons ATGGCTCAAGCAATAGTGAACCCAGAAGAGCAG GTTGTTCTTGGAGAAGAAATAAGCCATGTGAGGCTGATTACATTGAACCGGCCACGTCAACTGAATGTTATTTCATCCAAAGTG GTTTCTATTCTTGCTGGATTCTTAGAGAAATGGGAGAAAGATGATAATGCTGAGCTTATATTAATCAAG GGTGCTGGTCGAGCATTTTCTGCAGGTGGAgatctgaaaatgttttatgatGGCAGGACATCAA AGGATTCTTGCCTTGAAGTGGTTTACAGAATGTACTGGCTCTGTTATCACATCCATACATACAAGAAAACTCAG gttgcacttgtcAATGGGATTTCAATGGGTGGCGGCGCTTCTTTGATGGTTCCGATGAAATTCTCAGTTGTCACTGAGAAAACT GTTTTTGCAACTCCAGAAGCAAGTATCGGATTTCATACTGATTGTGGCTTCTCTTACATGCTTTCTCATCTCCCTGGCAATTTGG GGGAATTCCTAGCTTTAACTGGAGCTAGGCTTAATGGCAAGGAATTGGTTGCGGCTGGATTGGCAACGCACTTTGTTCCTTCAGAG AAACTGCCTGAGCTAGAGCAGCGTCTTATTAGCTTGAACACGGGTGATGCAAAAGCAGTCAAATCTGCTATAGAAGAATTTTCCGTTGATGTTCTTCTCGAAGAAGGAAGTGTTTTGAAAAg GCTGTCACTTATTGacaagtgtttttccaagaatACTGTGGAGGATATCATCGAATCGTTT GAAGCTGAGGCAAGTCTGGAGGGAAATGGATGGATAGGGACAATACTAAAAGGGTTGAAAAGATCATCCCCTACAGGATTGAAAGTCACATTACGATCG ATCCGTGAAGGAAGGAAGCAGACAGTTGCTGAATGTCTCAAGAAAGAATTCAGACTAACGACGAACATACTCCGGACCACAATATCTGCAGATGTCTATGAG GGTATTAGAGCTCTCACTATTGACAAGGATAATTCCCCTAAG TGGGATCCACCAGCTTGTCACAAAGTGGATGATCAGAAACTGGAACTTGTATTTCAGCCATTCAAACAGGATTTGGAGCTTCAGATACCGGAAAAAGAAGCCTGCAG GTGGGAAGGAAAATACGAGAACTCATCGTATGCAACATTAAAGTTGACAGAACAATAA
- the LOC126676371 gene encoding GDSL esterase/lipase At4g10955, whose amino-acid sequence MKRGREQMSSSSNIDMEIDDHRQVLTEKQEIVVAQVVANANHQHEAEAEAHPYAFHVSGPRNVASPNWRDLINSSWKDENYKRTVVACFIQAVYLLELDRQENRTEDNALAPKWWTRFKYKLTQTLVDERDGSIFGAVLEWDRSAAFADMILIRPSGAPKAVLTLRGTLLKGATMRRDIEDDLRFLAWESLKGSVRFDVALDALKSIAESYGSSNVCIAGHSLGAGFALQVGKALAKEGIYVETHLFNPPSISIAMSLRNIGEKAGLAWRKVRSMLPSNTEESSNTTNDNAENNSSSILGFRNWVPNFRDNSSIGSKKWVPHLYVNNSDYICCYYTDPDRGEDKTGDNKENVNDRNGKGGAAKLFVMSKGKQKFMEAHGIEQWWSDNLQLQIGNNSSKLITRQLRSLYSLPAPKPTQGMA is encoded by the exons ATGAAGAGAGGCAGAGAACAGATGAGCAGCAGCAGTAATATTGACATGGAAATTGACGATCATCGTCAAGTATTAACGGAGAAGCAGGAGATTGTTGTAGCACAAGTAGTGGCTAACGCTAATCATCAACATGAAGCAGAAGCAGAAGCACATCCGTATGCATTCCATGTGTCTGGACCTCGGAATGTTGCTTCTCCTAATTGGAGAGATCTTATTAATTCCAGTTG GAAGGATGAGAACTACAAGAGAACAGTAGTAGCCTGCTTCATTCAAGCAGTTTACCTACTCGAGTTAGACCGACAAGAAAATCGAACCGAAGACAATGCACTAGCTCCAAAATGGTGGACGCGCTTCAAATACAAACTCACTCAAACATTAGTTGATGAAAGAGATGGATCCATCTTCGGTGCAGTATTAGAATGGGATAGATCTGCAGCTTTTGCTGATATGATCCTCATTAGACCTAGTGGAGCACCAAAAGCTGTTTTAACCCTCAGAGGAACACTACTCAAAGGCGCAACAATGCGAAGAGATATCGAAGATGATCTCCGCTTTCTAGCTTGGGAAAGCTTGAAGGGTTCTGTTAGATTCGATGTAGCTCTTGACGCGTTGAAATCCATCGCGGAAAGCTACGGTAGCAGCAATGTATGCATTGCAGGTCATTCTTTAGGTGCAGGTTTTGCTTTACAGGTAGGTAAAGCATTAGCTAAAGAAGGAATATATGTGGAAACTCATCTATTTAATCCACCTTCAATTTCTATAGCTATGAGCTTAAGGAATATTGGCGAAAAGGCTGGATTGGCTTGGAGGAAAGTTAGATCAATGCTTCCTTCGAACACCGAAGAATCGTCAAATACTACTAATGATAATGCTGAGAACAACTCATCATCAATACTAGGATTCAGGAACTGGGTACCGAATTTCCGCGATAATTCATCAATTGGATCGAAAAAATGGGTGCCGCATCTATATGTGAATAATAGTGACTACATTTGTTGCTATTACACTGATCCTGATAGAGGTGAAGATAAAACTGGTGATAATAAGGAGAATGTGAATGACAGAAATGGAAAAGGTGGTGCTGCAAAGCTGTTTGTTATGTCTAAAGGAAAGCAGAAATTTATGGAAGCTCATGGGATAGAGCAATGGTGGTCTGATAATTTGCAGCTTCAAATTGGTAATAATAGTAGCAAGCTCATAACCAGGCAACTTAGATCATTGTATAGCCTGCCAGCTCCAAAACCAACTCAAGGAATGGCATGA